One bacterium genomic window, AACTTTGCCTTTTCTAAACCCTGGCCAGACAGTTTCTCGACTAATGTTTTGATAACTCATATTAAATTCATTAGTTACTTCATCTGCCTCTATCCAAACTTTAATCTCGTATAAGCATTCTTCTGGTCTATTAATTGGCTCCAACTTCATTTCTTCTATAGATCCTTCCTTTTTAACTAAAATTTAAAAATTAACTTTATGGTGAGCATTTAACCGTCAGGTGTCAAGTTACTATCTAAGACAAGAAAACAAAAGGAAGCAATAAATCCTGGACTTGTTTCAGAGAACTTAAAGCTGATAGTCGATAGTTTTCTTTACTGATTTAACTTCTCACTTAGTTTGTCTCTTACATATGGAGGAACAAAATCTATTGTAGTCCCATTTGACATGGCAATCTCTTTTACTGAGCTTGAACTTAAATATAGATATTTTTCATTAGTCATCATAAATAAAGTTTCTACCTTGGAATTTAATTTTTTATTCATTAAAGCCATTTGAAACTCATGTTCAAAATCAGAAATAGCTCGCAATCCTTTGATAATTATAAAGGCAGATATCTTCTCCATGTAGTCAACTAAAAGACCACTAAATATATCTACTTGAATCTTAGGTAAATCTGAAGTTACTTTTTCCAGCATCTCATACC contains:
- the coaD gene encoding pantetheine-phosphate adenylyltransferase, whose protein sequence is MNRIAVYPGSFDPVTYGHLDIIKRSVELFDQVIVAILNNTAKKSLFTVNERYEMLEKVTSDLPKIQVDIFSGLLVDYMEKISAFIIIKGLRAISDFEHEFQMALMNKKLNSKVETLFMMTNEKYLYLSSSSVKEIAMSNGTTIDFVPPYVRDKLSEKLNQ